ACGCCAAGCTCCAGTGTCCGGACCATTGCGGTAAAATCGCCTCGCTCAAACGCACCCGCTTCCAGTTATGGCAGGAGCATGTGAAGCATGTCTGGAATCAAGAGAGAACTCTCCACGTCACCAAAAATTCGCAACCATTCAGGTTCGACGGCGTGGCTGCGCTGACGCACGCAAGCTGCCCACCGCCGTCGTCCATCAAACACTACCCACCCGCACTCGCCAACACGGGCACATCCGTGAAGGCCATGTCACCCTCGCTTCGCTCGGACGGGGCCCCTCGGCCGCTACCGCTTGCACCCTCCCCAACCCTCGCTTCGCTCGGACGGGGCCCCTCGGCCGCTACCGCTTGCACCCTCCCCAACCCTCGCTTCGCTCGGACGGGGCCCCTCGGCCGCTACCGCTTGCACCCTCCCCAACCCTCGCTTCGCTCGGACGGGGCCCCTCGGCCGCTACCGCTTGCACCCTCCCCAACCCTCGCTTCGCTCGGACGGGGCCCCTCGGCCGCTACGCTTAGTCCATGACTGACACGGAACTTCGTATGACCGATCATGAGCTTCTTACCCTGTTGTCCATGACCCCCACTGAATCGGCTGCCGTCACGCTGGGTCTGCTCCGGCTCGACCAGCACGGGGACAATGAACTACTCCATAATGCTGGCCTGACAACATTGTTGGTGCGCGGGTTGGCCGAGCAACAGGCCGAGAAAATTGTTCCCATTGAGAAAGCGGCTGTTGTTGGCACAGTGCTCTCCCAAGCTCAGGAGTGGTTGGAGATCTCGCTGACCACCCCAACCAGCAACCATGTACTTTTCGCCGTGGGTTCCAATGTTGGAGCCGTTCTGCTGAGCATCGGTCCGCATGGTGTGCATGAGATTCAGCCCATCGAATCCGGCCCGGCCATGCTTGAGCTTGGGCTGCATCTAGGCAATGAGTACCTCACGGGCGCTGCCGAAGGTCTGCCCGCAACAGCAGTAGTTCGGCGCTTACGCGTAGATGCCGAGCCCCTTGTAGCCCAGCTGACCGCAAACGAGTCCGGTGATTGGATGCTACGCAGCGGATCAGAGTCAGAATTCACCGAGAACAGCTACCCGGCGAGCGAAGCCATGTCCCAGTTCAAGGCAGCACTGGAAGCTTAAACCAATCACCAGTAAAAGCGGCTAACAGCTAACAGCTAAGCCGTTGCGTTTTAGCCGTTGAGGTTGGAGGTGATGACACCCCGGAGGAATGAACTGCTCCCCGAAAGTTGGACTCGATAAATAAGAGTCTACGCAGCCAGTGCCTGAGCCCGATATTCCATCGGACTCAGGCACTGCAGCGTTAACGAGATGCGGTCGGTGTTATACCAGTGGATATAGTCCCGGAGTTCGGTGGTGAACACTTCTGTGTCAGTGAATTCTTGACGATGGAACATCTCTTCCTTGAGGTGACCGAAGAAGTTTTCCATTACCGAGTTATCTAAACAGTTGCCCCTGCGCGACATGGATTGGGCCATCTCGGCGTCGCTAAGGAGTTTCTGCCAGCTGGAGTTTTGGTACTGGAATCCTTGGTCTGAATGCATCATCGGGGTCTCGCCCGGGGCGAGGGTGCCAATCGCAGCGATGAGTGATTCGTTGGTGAAGGAAACGGTCGGGGACTGGGAAACCGAGTAGGAAACGATCGAGCGGTCAAACAGATCTAACACCGGTGAGAGGTAGACCTTGCGTTCGGCGATTTTGAACTCAGTCACGTCGGTCACCCATTTGGTGTTCGGCGCATCGGTTTCGAATTCTCGTTTGAGTAGGTTCTCGGCGATCTTACCGACCTGGCCTTTGTAAGAGGAATATTTGCGACGGGTACGGACTTTGCAGATCAGGTTCTCCTCACGCATCAGCTTCAGCACGGTCTTGCGTGCGATCTGCCAGCCGTGGCGTCTCAGGACTGCGTGGATGCGCCGGTGGCCGTAGCGGCCCTTAGCTACGGTGAAAGCCTCGTGGATCTGAGCTCGAAGCTCAGCGTGCCGGTCAGGGGTTTTGAGTGCCGCTTGACGGTGGAAAAATGTGGAACGAGCCAATCCCGCTGCTTGAAGCAACAGGGGCAGGGCATGGGATGCCTTGAGGGAAATCACGGTGCTGACTTTCAGCGCCGTGGTTGGTTCCTCAAGGCCCGTATTTTTTTTAGGTAGGCGTTCTCTGCCGCCAGACGTTCGTTCTCGCGGCGTAGCTTCTCCAGCTCACTGACTTCAACCGATAGGGTCTCAGGCACAAATTTGGGCCGGCCCTTGGCCTTGGGGCGCAGGCCCTCCTGGCCATAGTCCCGATAGGCGCGGATCCATGATCGCAAGAGGCCTAGAGAACTGAGCTGATGCATCTGGGCAAGGTCCTGCAGCGTCCCCTTACCGTCGAGATATTGGCGAACAACCGCCAGCTTGAAATCAAAGGAATACGCCTGCTTAGTTGTTTTGTTTTCCAATACTGCTCTACCCCAGATCTTGAAACGACTTCTCAACTCGCAAATAGCCGACACGCTGACTCCCAGCCTTGAGGATACCGCGCGATACCCAAACCCTTCCTCAAACAGATCGACGGCAGCTAGCCGCTGCTCGGCTGTCAATGAACTACGTGGACGCATGAAAAACTCCCCGAAAGTAAGGTACTGAATTATTCAGTCCAACTTTCGGGGAGCAGTTCAGGACCATGGGGTGTCATCACCTCCAACCTCAACGGCGCCGGGCGAAGCTTAATGAAGACGTTTCGCTAGCCCCACGAAGGGAACTACTTGTTGAGGTAGTTCGGGGCTTCCACAGTCATGGTGATGTCATGCGGGTGGGATTCTTTGAGACCAGCAGGAGTGATCCGAACGAACTTGCCACGTGCCTTCAGTTCCGCAATGTTCGGTGAGCCAACATAAAACATTGTTTGGCGCAGTCCACCAACCAGCTGATAAGCAACAGATGCCAACGGACCACGGTAAGCAACACGGCCCTCGATGCCTTCGGGGATCAGCTTCTCATCTCCGGACACATCCGCCTGAAAGTAACGGTCCTTTGAGTAGGACGTGTTCTTCCCACGGGACTGCATGGCACCCAAAGAACCCATGCCGCGGTAAGCCTTGAACTGCTTCCCATTGACAAAAACCGTCTCCCCAGGGGACTCTTCGGTTCCCGCCAATAGTGAACCGATCATGACCGTGTCGGCACCAGCCACCAGAGCCTTGCCGATATCGCCCGAGTACTGCAGCCCGCCGTCGGCAATCAACGGCACACCTGCCGGTATGGCAGCCTTAGCGGATTCGTAGATGGCGGTGATCTGTGGAACACCAACCCCTGCAACCACGCGCGTAGTACAAATAGAGCCTGGGCCAACGCCAACCTTAATACCATCGGCGCCAGCGTCAATCAGGGCCTGGGCACCTTCACGAGTTGCTGCCTGACCGCCAATGACGTCAACATGAGCTGCAGCTTTTTCACTCTTGAGCCGCTGGATCATTTCCAGCACACCTTGGCTGTGGCCGTTGGCAGTATCAACGAACAAGGCATCAACACCGGCTTCAACCAATGTCATCGCACGCTCGTATCCATCCCCAAAGAAGCCAATGGCTGCGCCAACAAGCAGACGGCCCTCGGAGTCTTTTGTGGACAGCGGGTACTGCTCGGCTTTAGAGAAATCCTTGACCGTAATCAGCCCGCGCAGAATGCCCGCGTCATCTACCAGCGGCAGCTTTTCAATTTTGTTCTTACCCAGGAGCGCAGACGCGTCTTCGCGGCTAATACCAACACGGCCAGTAATCAGCGGCATGTGTGTCATGACGTCGCGAACAAGTCGCTGAGAGTATTCGCTTTCCGGGATGAAGACGATGTCGCGGTTGGTGACGATGCCCATTAGACGGCCACGATCGTCAACCACGGGAAGACCGGAAACGCGGAAGCGTGCACACAATTCATCCAGCTCAGCCAGTGTGGCATCGGCTCCCACCGTCACAGGATTCGTGATCATGCCCGATTCGCTGCGTTTGACCAGGTCAACTTCTTCGGCTTGACGTTCAATGGAGAGGTTTCGGTGAACAACACCCAAACCACCCTGACGCGCCATCGCGATGGCCATGCGAGACTCAGTCACAGTGTCCATCGCCGCTGAAAGCAGGGGTGTCTGCACGGTGATGCGTTTGGAGACTTTTGAACTGGTGTCTGCTTCTGAGGGGATCACATTAGTGTGACCGGGAAGAAGCAATACATCGTCATAGGTCAGGCCAATTAGGGCGAAGGGATCATGAGTTTCAGGCTGGGACACGAAGGCTCCTTGACAAAGGGTAGAACCATTGGGGATGTGCATCCTATGGCCTGTTCCGTGATTACGAAGCTGGCCTGTGCGTTGCTTACAGTCTAAAACGAAAGAGCTCCTGACCCTATTCCCGCAAGCTGGGTCACATTTGGGCATAAATCATCACATAGAATCAAGCCCACAAACTGGCACGAGAAAGGCCTCCCATGGCGTTGGAGATCCGCATTGTTATCCCATCCGGGGCCGCAGATTCCGTCGAAGAAATTGCTCGCAACCACCCCGGCGTCTCAGAAATTTCTCGCACTCGGGGTGTATCACTTGTCCCCAAGGGCGACGTCATCGTTTTACAGGCAGTGCGCGAATCTGTCGAGGGACTGTTGGAAAAGCTGGAAGCCCTCAACATCGCCCAGCAAGGATCCATCAGCGTCAGCTCACCGGAATTGGTTATCTCCGACCGCTTGGACGAAGTGGAAAAGGAAGTTTCCGGGGACGGTGCCGACGCCATTATTTGGGCCGAAGTTGAAAAGGACACGAATGCCGATTCGAAACTGACCTGGAACTATATGCTCTTTCTGATTATCGCCGTGCAGTTGGCTGGGATCGGCATCGTCACCGATTCCACCATCGCCATTGTTGGTGCCATGGTGGTGGGCCCCGAGTTCGGTCCGTTGGCGGGGTTGGCGTTGGCCGTGGTGGACCGGCGCTGGAAACTGGCCCGGCGCGGCGCCGTAGCACTCATAATCGGGTTCCCAATTGCCATCGTTTTGGCGGCCCTGGCCACAATGCTCTCCCTGTGGCTGGGGTTTTTCATCCCGGCTGACGTACTCCGTGAAAACCGTGCCACCGAATTCATCTACCACCCAGGACCGTACTCTTTCATTGTGGCTGTGCTTGCCGGTGCGGCTGGAATGCTCTCACTTATCGGACGCAAATCCGCCGCCCTGGTCGGCGTGTTCATTTCAGTCACAACGATTCCTGCCGCGGGGTATATAGCCGTTGCATTGGTGTTGGGCGAACAGGGCAGGGCTGTTGGCTCGGTGCTGCAACTCTTGGTCAATGTTTCAGGCATTGTTCTTGCTGCGGTCACTGTGCTTTTCGTTTACCGTATGGCACGACGACGGCGTCCTGGGCCTTCCATCTATTCCGCGGCACACGGGGCTGCAAATGCCCACAACGTGGGCTCACGTAATCCTTTCCGCCGCTGAACACTCACCACTGCTGACGGTGTCCTTGCCTCGCGGGTACTGGGAATGTGTCTCATATACTGTGTTTGGCGGCAAAGCTAAGGCAGAGTAAGGGCATGGACGCCACACGCCCCCACACCACAGATGCATCCGAGACGACCAGCCCGGTGGCCCGGGCCTCCACTCAGTTCTCGCTAGTCGCCGCCATCCGGCGATACCCGCTAGTGGCGCTGACTCTCCTAGTTCTGGTTGTTGCCGGCTCGTTGGCTCTTACAGGCTTAGGTGCGGCTGCCCAGTGGTTGGCGAGTATCTACGCCATAGCGGTCGCGTTCCACCAGGGCATTGGCATGGTCAAGGACATCCTGCGAGGTCATTGGGGCATTGACATACTCGCTTTGACAGCCATTGTCAGCACAGTCGCTGTCGGGGAATATATTGCCTCTCTGATCATTGTCCTGATGCTCTCCGGTGGTGAAGCACTGGAGGATTTTGCTGCCGGCCGTGCCCAGCGTGAACTGCGTTCCCTATTGGAGCGGGCACCACTTTCGGCACACCGAGAAGGCCCGGACGGCCTGACTGAAGAAATCCCTGTGGCGGAAGTAGAGGTCGGTGATGTCCTCATCATCAAACCGGCAGAAGTGGTTCCAGTTGACGGGACGATGCTCTCTGATTCTGGTTCCTTCGACGAGTCTGCGTTGACGGGAGAAAGCCTTCCCGTTGACCGGTTTGCCGGTGATCCTGTTATCAGTGGAACAGTCAATGGCTCGGCCGCGCTGCACATCTTGGTCACAGCGAAGGAATCTGACTCGCAATACAGCCGCATCATTGCCCTGGTCAAAGAGGCCGCAGACAGCAAGGCACCCATGGTCAGATTGGCGGACCGGTACGCGGTGCCCTTCACCATCGTGGCTCTGGTGCTGGCCGGAATGGCGTGGTTCCTGAGTAAAGATCCGGCCCGCTTTGCCGAGGTCTTGGTCGTGGCGACTCCGTGTCCGTTGCTGATTGCCGCACCCGTGGCATTCCTTGGCGGTATGAGCCGGGCAGCCAAGGCTGGCATCATCGTGAAAAATGGTGGCACACTCGAACAGCTTGGCCGCGTTAAGACAGCAGCTTTCGATAAAACGGGTACCCTGACGGGTGGCCATCCAACGTTGGAG
This genomic window from Arthrobacter sp. TMP15 contains:
- a CDS encoding IS3 family transposase, whose product is MISLKASHALPLLLQAAGLARSTFFHRQAALKTPDRHAELRAQIHEAFTVAKGRYGHRRIHAVLRRHGWQIARKTVLKLMREENLICKVRTRRKYSSYKGQVGKIAENLLKREFETDAPNTKWVTDVTEFKIAERKVYLSPVLDLFDRSIVSYSVSQSPTVSFTNESLIAAIGTLAPGETPMMHSDQGFQYQNSSWQKLLSDAEMAQSMSRRGNCLDNSVMENFFGHLKEEMFHRQEFTDTEVFTTELRDYIHWYNTDRISLTLQCLSPMEYRAQALAA
- a CDS encoding transposase, producing MRPRSSLTAEQRLAAVDLFEEGFGYRAVSSRLGVSVSAICELRSRFKIWGRAVLENKTTKQAYSFDFKLAVVRQYLDGKGTLQDLAQMHQLSSLGLLRSWIRAYRDYGQEGLRPKAKGRPKFVPETLSVEVSELEKLRRENERLAAENAYLKKIRALRNQPRR
- the guaB gene encoding IMP dehydrogenase; translation: MSQPETHDPFALIGLTYDDVLLLPGHTNVIPSEADTSSKVSKRITVQTPLLSAAMDTVTESRMAIAMARQGGLGVVHRNLSIERQAEEVDLVKRSESGMITNPVTVGADATLAELDELCARFRVSGLPVVDDRGRLMGIVTNRDIVFIPESEYSQRLVRDVMTHMPLITGRVGISREDASALLGKNKIEKLPLVDDAGILRGLITVKDFSKAEQYPLSTKDSEGRLLVGAAIGFFGDGYERAMTLVEAGVDALFVDTANGHSQGVLEMIQRLKSEKAAAHVDVIGGQAATREGAQALIDAGADGIKVGVGPGSICTTRVVAGVGVPQITAIYESAKAAIPAGVPLIADGGLQYSGDIGKALVAGADTVMIGSLLAGTEESPGETVFVNGKQFKAYRGMGSLGAMQSRGKNTSYSKDRYFQADVSGDEKLIPEGIEGRVAYRGPLASVAYQLVGGLRQTMFYVGSPNIAELKARGKFVRITPAGLKESHPHDITMTVEAPNYLNK
- a CDS encoding TIGR00341 family protein, whose translation is MALEIRIVIPSGAADSVEEIARNHPGVSEISRTRGVSLVPKGDVIVLQAVRESVEGLLEKLEALNIAQQGSISVSSPELVISDRLDEVEKEVSGDGADAIIWAEVEKDTNADSKLTWNYMLFLIIAVQLAGIGIVTDSTIAIVGAMVVGPEFGPLAGLALAVVDRRWKLARRGAVALIIGFPIAIVLAALATMLSLWLGFFIPADVLRENRATEFIYHPGPYSFIVAVLAGAAGMLSLIGRKSAALVGVFISVTTIPAAGYIAVALVLGEQGRAVGSVLQLLVNVSGIVLAAVTVLFVYRMARRRRPGPSIYSAAHGAANAHNVGSRNPFRR
- a CDS encoding heavy metal translocating P-type ATPase, producing the protein MDATRPHTTDASETTSPVARASTQFSLVAAIRRYPLVALTLLVLVVAGSLALTGLGAAAQWLASIYAIAVAFHQGIGMVKDILRGHWGIDILALTAIVSTVAVGEYIASLIIVLMLSGGEALEDFAAGRAQRELRSLLERAPLSAHREGPDGLTEEIPVAEVEVGDVLIIKPAEVVPVDGTMLSDSGSFDESALTGESLPVDRFAGDPVISGTVNGSAALHILVTAKESDSQYSRIIALVKEAADSKAPMVRLADRYAVPFTIVALVLAGMAWFLSKDPARFAEVLVVATPCPLLIAAPVAFLGGMSRAAKAGIIVKNGGTLEQLGRVKTAAFDKTGTLTGGHPTLEAITPAGNFSADRVLSLAASAEQYSSHVLAAAVIDAAQAQGLEIYSSNNAVEHATNGVTATCDGSVVVVGKSAFVAQQANNVVLAALVPGQLAVYVAIDGVFAGTLLMRDHIRENSAATVSALHSLGVRHAMILTGDAQSTADHVGRAAGITEIRANLLPEDKVTIVNSMLDRPVLMVGDGINDAPVLAVADVGIAMGAKGSTAASESADVVILVDDLAKVAQSVEIGQRTMKIAIQSIWIGIILSVGLMILAAFGYIPAVAGALAQELVDLATILNALRALVVGRRK